In the Streptomyces formicae genome, one interval contains:
- a CDS encoding methyltransferase domain-containing protein, with amino-acid sequence MTEENAARATDVARAYYDTDDIDGFYSQTWGGEDIHVGVYADPHEAIGSAAGRTVERMASKVGEALGADSVVLDMGSGYGGAARRLAGVYGCHVVALNISEVQNLRHREINAERGLDDRIEVVSGSFQDIPSPDGKFDVVWSQEALCHSGDRAGVLREARRVLKPGGHLVFTDLTAAEDAPDDEVRPAAERLRLIDFATPGFYVEQLRALAYADVEFDDLSDHMLTHYERLTEEVLTAAPGLTDAVSAAYVDRLRTSLPQTAAACRKGHFRWGIFHGRRG; translated from the coding sequence ATGACTGAGGAGAATGCGGCACGTGCCACGGATGTGGCGCGCGCCTACTACGACACCGATGACATCGACGGCTTCTACTCGCAGACGTGGGGCGGTGAGGACATCCACGTCGGGGTGTACGCCGACCCGCACGAGGCGATCGGTTCGGCGGCCGGGCGGACCGTCGAGCGCATGGCCTCGAAGGTGGGCGAGGCGCTCGGGGCCGACAGCGTCGTTCTCGACATGGGGTCGGGCTACGGGGGCGCGGCCCGCAGGCTGGCCGGTGTGTACGGCTGCCATGTGGTGGCCCTCAACATCAGCGAGGTCCAGAACCTGCGGCACCGTGAAATCAACGCGGAGCGCGGCCTGGACGACCGGATCGAGGTCGTGTCCGGCTCCTTCCAGGACATCCCCTCCCCCGACGGGAAGTTCGACGTCGTCTGGTCCCAGGAAGCCCTGTGCCACAGCGGCGACCGGGCCGGGGTGCTGCGGGAGGCGCGCCGTGTCCTCAAGCCCGGCGGGCACCTGGTGTTCACCGACCTCACGGCCGCCGAGGACGCCCCCGACGACGAGGTACGCCCGGCCGCGGAACGCCTGCGTCTCATCGACTTCGCCACGCCGGGCTTCTACGTGGAGCAGCTCCGGGCCCTCGCCTACGCCGACGTGGAGTTCGACGATCTCAGCGACCACATGCTGACCCACTACGAGCGCCTCACCGAGGAGGTCCTGACGGCTGCGCCGGGCCTGACCGACGCGGTCAGCGCCGCGTACGTCGACCGCCTGAGGACGAGCCTGCCCCAGACGGCGGCGGCCTGCCGCAAGGGCCACTTCAGGTGGGGGATCTTCCACGGCCGTCGCGGCTGA
- a CDS encoding glycosyltransferase produces the protein MRVVLSTGGSRGDVEPLAAVAVRLRELGAQALVCAPPDEEFTTLLAGVGVEHVPLGPSVRSVVTGERPPTHQDAFRLAPELVAARFETLTAAAEGADAILATGLMPAGARDVAEKLGIRYVMACFHPFGLPSPHFRPGARPGTPSPSDETDLKVLWEQDGRRVDALYGEALNRHRAAIGLPPVDGVRDHVLTDRAWLAADPVLGPWQDLTNLDLVQTGAWILPDERPLPAEVQTFLAAGEPPVYVGFGSMAMRTSPDLARVTIEAIRTQGRRAILSRGWAGLAPTDDRDDCLVVGEVNHQALFAQVAAVVHHGGAGTTTTAALSGAPQVLVPQIADQPHWAARVAELGIGAAHDGPTPTVDSLSAALRTALAPETRVRAKTVSGTIRTDGAAVAARMLLDGVSAR, from the coding sequence ATGCGTGTGGTGTTGTCGACGGGGGGATCGCGCGGGGACGTCGAACCGCTGGCGGCGGTGGCGGTGCGGCTGCGGGAACTCGGCGCGCAAGCGCTGGTGTGCGCGCCGCCGGACGAGGAGTTCACGACGCTGCTCGCCGGTGTCGGCGTGGAGCACGTGCCGCTCGGTCCCTCGGTGCGCTCGGTGGTGACGGGGGAGCGGCCGCCGACGCACCAGGACGCCTTCCGGCTCGCGCCCGAGCTGGTCGCCGCGCGGTTCGAGACGCTCACCGCGGCGGCCGAGGGCGCCGACGCGATCCTCGCGACGGGCCTGATGCCCGCGGGCGCACGGGACGTGGCCGAGAAGCTGGGCATCCGCTACGTGATGGCGTGCTTCCATCCGTTCGGACTGCCCTCGCCGCACTTCCGTCCCGGGGCCCGACCGGGCACGCCGTCGCCGAGCGACGAGACCGACCTCAAGGTGCTGTGGGAGCAGGACGGCCGACGCGTGGACGCGTTGTACGGGGAGGCGCTCAACCGGCACAGGGCGGCGATCGGCCTGCCCCCGGTGGACGGCGTCCGCGACCACGTCCTCACCGACCGGGCGTGGCTGGCCGCGGACCCCGTGCTCGGCCCGTGGCAGGACCTGACCAACCTCGACCTCGTGCAGACGGGGGCATGGATCCTGCCGGACGAACGTCCGCTCCCCGCAGAGGTGCAGACGTTCCTGGCCGCGGGCGAACCGCCGGTGTACGTGGGCTTCGGCAGCATGGCGATGCGTACCTCACCGGACCTGGCACGGGTGACCATCGAGGCGATCCGCACGCAGGGCCGCCGCGCGATCCTCTCCCGTGGCTGGGCCGGCCTCGCGCCGACCGACGACCGGGACGACTGTCTGGTGGTCGGCGAGGTCAACCATCAGGCACTGTTCGCGCAGGTGGCCGCCGTGGTGCACCACGGCGGCGCGGGCACCACGACGACGGCCGCCCTGTCCGGCGCGCCCCAGGTCCTCGTCCCGCAGATCGCGGACCAGCCGCACTGGGCCGCGAGGGTGGCCGAACTGGGCATCGGCGCGGCCCACGACGGCCCGACCCCGACCGTCGACTCCCTGTCCGCGGCGCTCAGGACGGCCCTCGCTCCGGAGACCCGCGTGCGGGCGAAGACGGTGTCCGGCACGATCCGCACCGACGGTGCGGCGGTGGCGGCGCGGATGCTGCTGGACGGAGTCAGCGCCCGGTAG
- a CDS encoding DinB family protein: MPSAPRRKDAPPPRTANDEADVLRGFLDYLRVSIAAKVEGAPEPQARTPMVPSGTSLLGVLHHLTAVEGATFLGEQVGDWQATFRPDPQDGVADVVARYRATVDRANKALDACADLGAPLPRPGRAGSSPSVRWALAHMIEETGRHAGHADILRELIDGATGR, translated from the coding sequence GTGCCCAGCGCCCCCCGCCGCAAGGACGCCCCACCGCCCCGGACCGCGAACGACGAAGCCGATGTTCTGCGGGGGTTCCTCGACTACCTGCGCGTCTCGATCGCGGCGAAGGTGGAGGGCGCCCCGGAGCCCCAGGCCCGCACGCCGATGGTGCCCTCGGGCACGAGCCTGCTCGGCGTACTCCACCACCTGACGGCCGTGGAGGGCGCGACGTTCCTCGGCGAGCAGGTCGGCGACTGGCAGGCGACCTTCCGGCCCGATCCGCAGGACGGCGTCGCCGACGTGGTCGCCCGCTACCGGGCCACCGTCGACCGCGCGAACAAGGCCCTCGACGCGTGCGCCGACCTCGGCGCGCCGCTCCCCCGGCCGGGCCGTGCGGGCTCATCTCCCAGTGTGCGCTGGGCACTTGCCCACATGATCGAGGAGACCGGCCGCCACGCGGGCCACGCCGACATCCTCCGGGAACTCATCGACGGCGCTACCGGGCGCTGA
- a CDS encoding SAM-dependent methyltransferase, which translates to MKSAEAARYWDAVYTERPTPEEPRPNARLVETVAELPPGDALDLGCGGGGDALWLAGQGWRVTALDVSAVATTALTQKARARGLGDRITAVQHDVRASLPELRCDLVTAHYFHTPYDQDRTPALNAAAALLRPGGRLLIVDHGSTAPWSWNQDPDVRFPTPHEVAALLDLSPDRWEIERADAPTRTAIGPDGSTAEVIDHVLLVRRTA; encoded by the coding sequence ATGAAGAGCGCCGAAGCCGCGAGGTACTGGGACGCCGTGTACACGGAGCGGCCCACGCCCGAGGAGCCGCGGCCGAACGCCCGTCTCGTCGAGACGGTCGCCGAACTCCCGCCGGGAGACGCGCTGGACCTCGGATGCGGTGGCGGCGGCGACGCGCTGTGGCTCGCCGGCCAGGGCTGGCGGGTCACCGCTCTCGACGTCAGTGCCGTGGCGACCACGGCACTCACCCAGAAGGCCCGAGCGCGCGGCCTGGGCGACCGGATCACCGCCGTGCAGCACGACGTACGCGCCTCGCTGCCCGAGCTGCGCTGCGACCTGGTCACCGCCCACTACTTCCACACCCCCTACGACCAGGACAGGACGCCCGCCCTCAACGCCGCGGCCGCTCTGCTGCGGCCGGGCGGACGGCTCCTGATCGTCGACCACGGTTCGACGGCGCCGTGGTCGTGGAACCAGGACCCCGACGTGCGGTTCCCGACCCCTCACGAGGTCGCGGCGCTGTTGGACCTCTCCCCCGACCGGTGGGAGATCGAGCGCGCGGACGCGCCGACCCGGACGGCGATCGGCCCCGACGGGAGCACAGCCGAGGTCATCGACCATGTCCTGCTCGTCCGCAGGACGGCGTGA
- a CDS encoding putative immunity protein, whose protein sequence is MSEKPSDVALSKQDLREVTAYAAACAETVLEVFEADRPDDPRPRDAIGTAWEFARGGERGKALRDAAWAALKAAKETETAAAREAARASMAAAGAAYLHPLAKATQVKHILGAGAHAARAAELVAGDDPAVGAAHVRQAVRRVAPAVVDVLTRFPKAPGGGGRVGELIRMMDVELRE, encoded by the coding sequence ATGTCGGAGAAACCGAGCGACGTCGCTCTGAGCAAGCAGGATCTTCGCGAGGTCACCGCGTACGCGGCGGCCTGCGCGGAGACGGTCCTCGAAGTGTTCGAGGCCGATCGGCCGGACGACCCACGCCCCCGGGACGCCATCGGCACGGCGTGGGAGTTCGCCCGGGGCGGTGAGCGCGGAAAGGCGCTGCGCGACGCCGCGTGGGCGGCGCTCAAGGCGGCCAAGGAGACGGAGACCGCGGCCGCCCGCGAGGCGGCGCGGGCGTCGATGGCCGCGGCGGGCGCCGCCTATCTGCATCCGTTGGCCAAGGCCACCCAGGTCAAACACATCCTCGGCGCGGGCGCGCACGCCGCGAGAGCGGCCGAGCTCGTCGCCGGTGACGATCCGGCCGTGGGCGCCGCACATGTGCGCCAGGCGGTACGTCGTGTGGCACCGGCCGTCGTCGACGTACTCACACGTTTCCCGAAGGCGCCGGGTGGTGGCGGCCGGGTCGGTGAGCTCATCCGCATGATGGACGTGGAGCTTCGCGAGTGA
- a CDS encoding PQQ-dependent sugar dehydrogenase has product MKVRTRSSAIIGTICLIASLALTTASADESTAPRQAAKVALTKVATAKNPTAGAAGPGGTVWLAERAGTVRVLDRRGLSEPVLDISAETTTDGERGLLGIAFDKKFAHFYISFTNLEGTSTVDEFAVRHGKIRPETRRTVITQTQPYPNHNGGDIKFGPDGYLYIALGDGGSGGDPHGNGQNLDTLLGKLLRIDPHGGKPYAIPRDNPFVDDPKARDEIWAYGLRNPWRFSFDAGTGDLLIGDVGQSAWEEIDWAPASSDGGENYGWSQMEGNHPFREGTEPANHVPPVHEYDRTGLGCSVTGGFVYRGKAIPALRGQYVYSDYCDGTIRSLRIENGKVTGTHDLGVNGGEVISFVQGGNRELYALDIGGSVYRIDRA; this is encoded by the coding sequence GTGAAAGTTCGCACCAGAAGCTCGGCGATCATCGGCACCATCTGCCTCATCGCGTCCCTCGCCCTCACCACGGCGTCCGCGGACGAGTCCACCGCCCCACGTCAGGCGGCCAAGGTCGCACTGACGAAGGTGGCCACAGCCAAGAATCCGACCGCCGGGGCAGCAGGCCCGGGAGGAACGGTCTGGTTGGCCGAACGCGCGGGAACCGTAAGGGTCTTGGACCGGCGCGGGCTCAGCGAGCCCGTGCTCGACATCTCCGCGGAGACCACCACCGACGGCGAACGTGGCCTGCTGGGCATCGCGTTCGACAAGAAGTTCGCGCACTTCTACATCTCGTTCACGAACCTCGAAGGCACGAGCACCGTCGACGAGTTCGCCGTACGGCACGGCAAGATCCGGCCGGAGACGCGGCGCACCGTCATCACCCAGACCCAGCCGTACCCGAACCACAACGGCGGCGACATCAAGTTCGGCCCCGACGGCTACCTCTACATCGCCCTCGGCGACGGCGGCTCGGGCGGCGACCCGCACGGCAACGGACAGAACCTCGACACGCTCCTCGGCAAGCTGCTGCGGATCGACCCGCACGGCGGCAAGCCGTACGCGATCCCCCGCGACAACCCCTTCGTGGACGACCCGAAGGCGAGGGACGAGATCTGGGCCTATGGGCTGCGCAACCCGTGGCGGTTCTCCTTCGACGCGGGCACGGGCGACCTGCTGATCGGTGACGTCGGCCAGAGCGCCTGGGAGGAGATCGACTGGGCTCCGGCGAGCAGCGACGGCGGCGAGAACTATGGCTGGTCCCAGATGGAGGGCAACCATCCCTTCCGCGAGGGCACCGAGCCCGCGAACCACGTGCCGCCGGTGCACGAGTACGACCGCACCGGTCTCGGCTGCTCGGTCACCGGCGGATTCGTCTACCGGGGCAAGGCCATCCCCGCCCTCAGGGGCCAGTACGTGTACAGCGACTACTGCGACGGCACCATCCGCTCGCTGCGGATCGAGAACGGCAAGGTGACCGGCACGCACGACCTCGGAGTCAACGGCGGCGAGGTCATCTCGTTCGTCCAGGGCGGCAATCGCGAGCTGTACGCCCTCGACATCGGTGGCAGCGTGTACCGCATCGATCGGGCGTAG
- a CDS encoding acyl carrier protein encodes MHLRTRAARLTAAATLALTTFALGAPAAHGSTADQGSIAERASTAARAKVDEPTAAYRVALTSSAATTDFAHRTTDLSGTVTRADGTPVADAPVNLSKTVLYDTWNPWGDPIDPTERETLDLGAVRTDAQGRFALAGVRADRWLDQGSVYVFPRHQVQFEASYDPGPPDDNEIYFGADTLGVRPVASALTYKVNRTKVRAGDTLVVTGKVTWPAGHGPVAGTRVLLRTYFESAYNAQATTDARGNFEVRAKIRDYDNEFVLFSAPKDYYIAGASKELPVKNVTPRP; translated from the coding sequence GTGCACCTGCGTACTCGCGCCGCGAGACTCACCGCGGCCGCCACCCTCGCCCTGACGACCTTCGCGCTCGGCGCACCGGCCGCCCACGGCTCCACCGCCGACCAGGGATCGATCGCCGAGCGTGCGTCAACTGCCGCTCGCGCCAAGGTCGATGAGCCCACGGCGGCGTACCGGGTGGCGCTCACCAGCAGCGCCGCCACCACCGACTTCGCCCACCGCACCACCGACCTCAGCGGCACCGTGACCCGCGCCGACGGCACCCCCGTCGCGGACGCGCCGGTCAACCTCAGCAAGACCGTCCTCTACGACACGTGGAACCCGTGGGGCGACCCCATCGACCCGACCGAGCGCGAGACCCTCGACCTGGGCGCCGTCCGCACGGACGCCCAGGGGCGGTTCGCGCTCGCCGGTGTGCGGGCGGACCGTTGGCTCGACCAGGGGAGTGTGTACGTCTTCCCCCGGCACCAGGTGCAGTTCGAGGCGTCGTACGACCCGGGACCGCCCGACGACAACGAGATCTACTTCGGCGCCGACACGCTCGGCGTCCGGCCGGTCGCCAGTGCCCTCACCTACAAGGTGAACCGCACCAAGGTGCGCGCCGGTGACACGCTCGTCGTCACGGGCAAGGTCACCTGGCCCGCAGGACACGGCCCGGTCGCCGGTACCCGGGTGCTGCTGCGGACCTACTTCGAGTCCGCGTACAACGCGCAGGCCACCACTGACGCGCGGGGCAACTTCGAGGTACGCGCCAAGATCCGGGACTACGACAACGAGTTCGTGCTCTTCTCCGCGCCCAAGGACTACTACATCGCGGGTGCGAGCAAGGAGCTGCCGGTCAAGAACGTCACGCCGCGGCCGTGA
- a CDS encoding MarR family winged helix-turn-helix transcriptional regulator, whose translation MTTGKPTTTSAQARDSIDRHIARWEREVPGLVPELEGAVTRMQMLVRHLHGRKEAALARHGLKLWEYEILWRLRSAGEPYRMTPTRLARGLGIHPATLTNRLDRLQSSGLITREHPPEDRRSLLVGLTPEGAEAWSAVIDEQREAEAALLAPLGEQELEQLSALLRTVALAVEDDDPPLMPDVT comes from the coding sequence GTGACAACAGGGAAGCCGACGACGACATCGGCGCAGGCGCGGGACTCGATCGATCGGCACATCGCTCGCTGGGAGCGCGAAGTGCCCGGTCTCGTACCGGAGTTGGAGGGCGCGGTCACCCGCATGCAGATGCTGGTGCGGCACCTGCACGGGCGGAAGGAGGCCGCTCTCGCGCGGCACGGCCTGAAGCTGTGGGAGTACGAGATCCTGTGGCGCCTGCGGTCGGCGGGCGAGCCCTACCGCATGACGCCGACGCGCCTCGCCCGGGGACTCGGCATCCATCCGGCGACCCTCACCAACCGCCTCGACCGGCTCCAGTCGTCGGGCCTGATCACGCGCGAGCACCCGCCGGAGGACCGCCGCAGCCTCCTCGTCGGCCTGACCCCCGAGGGGGCCGAGGCGTGGTCGGCGGTGATCGACGAACAACGGGAGGCCGAGGCGGCGCTGCTCGCACCCCTGGGCGAGCAGGAGTTGGAGCAGTTGTCCGCCCTCCTGCGGACCGTGGCGCTCGCCGTCGAGGACGACGACCCGCCGCTCATGCCGGACGTCACCTGA